The proteins below are encoded in one region of Populus alba chromosome 2, ASM523922v2, whole genome shotgun sequence:
- the LOC118042057 gene encoding glyceraldehyde-3-phosphate dehydrogenase B, chloroplastic, translating into MATHAALAPSRIPANTRLPSKTNHSFPTQCSSKRLEVAEFSGLRASSCVTYAKNASEGSFFDMVASQLAPKVAVSTPVRAETVSKLKVAINGFGRIGRNFLRCWHGRKDSPLDVIVVNDSGGVKNASHLLKYDSMLGTFKAEVKIVDNETISVDGKPIKVVSNRDPLKLPWAELGIDIVIEGTGVFVDGPGAGKHIQAGAKKVIITAPAKGADIPTYVVGVNEKDYDHEVSNIISNASCTTNCLAPFVKVMDEEFGIVKGTMTTTHSYTGDQRLLDASHRDLRRARAAALNIVPTSTGAAKAVSLVLPQLKGKLNGIALRVPTPNVSVVDLVVNVEKKGITAEDVNEAFRKAAEGPLKGVLDVCDVPLVSVDFRCSDVSSTIDSSLTMVMGDDMIKVVAWYDNEWGYSQRVVDLAHLVASKWPGVAAAGSGDPLEDFCKTNPADKECKVYEA; encoded by the exons ATGGCCACCCACGCAGCTCTTGCTCCGTCAAGAATCCCAGCCAATACCAGACTTCCCTCCAAGACCAACCACTCTTTTCCAACTCAATGCTCCTCaaag AGGCTAGAAGTGGCTGAGTTTTCTGGGCTTCGAGCGAGTTCATGTGTAACCTATGCAAAGAACGCTAGTGAGGGATCCTTCTTTGATATGGTGGCTTCCCAACTTGCTCCCAAG GTTGCAGTATCAACTCCTGTTAGAGCAGAAACTGTATCCAAATTGAAGGTGGCTATCAACGGATTTGGACGCATTGGCAGGAACTTCCTGCGATGCTGGCACGGTCGCAAAGACTCGCCCCTTGATGTAATTGTTGTCAACGACAGCGGAGGTGTCAAGAAC GCTTCCCACCTATTGAAATATGATTCCATGCTTGGAACTTTCAAGGCGGAGGTGAAAATTGTGGACAACGAGACCATCAGTGTTGATGGCAAGCCCATTAAGGTTGTTTCCAACAGAGACCCTCTTAAGCTTCCTTGGGCTGAGCTCGGGATAGACATTGTTATTGAG GGAACAGGAGTTTTTGTAGATGGTCCTGGTGCTGGGAAACATATTCAAGCTGGTGCCAAGAAAGTTATCATCACTGCTCCAGCCAAAGGTGCTGATATTCCAACCTATGTTGTTGGTGTTAATGAAAAGGATTATGACCATGAGGTTTCCAACATTATAAG CAATGCTTCTTGCACTACAAACTGTTTGGCTCCTTTTGTGAAAGTCATGGATGAGGAATTTG GCATTGTCAAGGGAACAATGACAACCACCCACTCCTACACTGGAGATCAG AGGCTTTTGGATGCTTCACACCGAGACTTGAGAAGAGCCAGGGCCGCCGCATTGAACATAGTCCCGACAAGCACCGGTGCGGCCAAGGCTGTATCTCTCGTGCTGCCTCAGCTCAAGGGCAAGCTCAATGGCATTGCACTCCGTGTCCCGACCCCTAATGTCTCAGTCGTTGACCTTGTTGTGAATGTTGAGAAGAAGGGCATCACAGCAGAAGATGTCAATGAAGCCTTCAGAAAGGCAGCTGAGGGGCCATTGAAGGGTGTATTGGACGTGTGTGATGTTCCTCTCGTCTCTGTCGACTTCCGGTGCTCTGATGTTTCTTCAACCATTGACTCTTCATTGACCATGGTCATGGGAGATGATATGATCAAGGTTGTCGCTTGGTACGACAATGAATGGGGATACAG CCAAAGGGTAGTTGATTTAGCTCATCTTGTAGCCAGCAAGTGGCCAGGTGTGGCTGCGGCGGGAAGCGGAGACCCATTGGAGGACTTCTGCAAGACAAACCCAGCTGATAAGGAATGCAAAGTCTATGAAGCTTAG